From one Trifolium pratense cultivar HEN17-A07 linkage group LG1, ARS_RC_1.1, whole genome shotgun sequence genomic stretch:
- the LOC123894109 gene encoding uncharacterized protein LOC123894109, whose translation MKRKRATSQRGNEAMGKVEEAKSDELCPYFDNLPSHITAQILLQLPIKSLLICRFVCKNWKTMISESDFAKLHFEQAPTCLMIRTYDFNGVGRIMHFFECEPEKFENGSNNHVKLEPIFKLPPWDAKSFREKRDVINNKGKQRLNIASNRGHDRLKVLNYCNGFLCLCNPFYNTPLVICNPVTGEFIKLPVTGTGNTAQVRMEGRAGFGFHSKTNEYKVINMWRRGHVRHVFEPLILEIHTLGTLLWRNVEVDPQIPILNLECPTCVNDTLHWIRDDDGPRSILCFSFESERLQSFPSPPQVFENLVKTSMGELRGYLYICDISLLDVTLWVMNEYGIGESWTKVYNIDTYAFSLFDNPVSRQYGLCFPIKHFNEDAANAILLFNSYNCFIYYEPEKNQFKVFEIQGTHSDFVEVISHIPSLISLKDVVKGDNIEVLNIHSRCAKFKLREENEVFSLSQINAEEFSEDPTSLEYAFVPELWVRNHSSGNNAPKFLAGLWWNRRARNIVCVGNESVENCLENNDQETVELLPFAHDAQVFGIFLIVFPHSPLLRIVVKLIKYGTSPSVAMKRKRDSVAVARATSQRGNEAKRKVEDTKSDKLYPYFDNLPSHLTAHILLQLPIKYLLICKCVCKNWKTMISEPHFTKLHFEQSPTSLMIRSADYNRVARSIHFLECEPEKFEIGSNNHVKLEPIIKLPLRDAKSFRETRDIINNKSKRPLRAARLVSEKNNENKNKGKQRCYIACNPDHDKFDIVNSCNGFLCLCHPYKTIPLVICNPVTGEFIRLPVTLNKAPVRMVRQAGFGFHSKTNEYKVIIMWSRRYVLGPVNLEIHTLGTLLWKNVEVDPQISISKLKCPTCLNDALHWLRRVNGQRSILCFSFESERLQSFPSPPHAFKGDTDNTMGESRGLLYICDISLHYVTLWVMNEYGIEESWTKIYNINTNKFSLNCLWLYWSLCWPIKLSKEGAAMLIFNSFNRFIYYKPEKNEFKAFEIQGTDSYDFEVISHIPNLISLKDVVKGGDNIEVLNIHSRCAKFKLREENEVISLSRIVLRRGK comes from the exons ATGAAGAGAAAAAGGGCTACTAGCCAGAGAGGCAATGAAGCAATGGGGAAAGTTGAAGAGGCAAAAAGTGATGAACTTTGCCCTTATTTTGATAATCTTCCATCCCATATCACTGCCCAAATTTTGCTTCAACTTCCCATCAAGTCTCTTCTTATTTGTAGATTTGTTTGCAAAAATTGGAAAACAATGATTTCAGAATCAGATTTCGCTAAATTGCATTTTGAGCAAGCACCAACGTGTCTCATGATTCGAACTTATGACTTTAATGGAGTGGGAAGAATCATGCACTTTTTTGAGTGTGAACCTGAAAAGTTCGAGAATGGAAGCAACAATCATGTGAAGCTTGAGCCTATATTCAAGCTTCCTCCGTGGGATGCCAAATCATTTAGGGAGAAAAGAGACGTGATCAACAATAAGGGTAAACAAAGGCTTAATATTGCTAGCAACCGAGGTCATGATAGGCTTAAAGTTTTGAATTATTGTAATGGTTTTCTTTGTTTATGTAACCCATTTTATAATACCCCTTTAGTGATTTGCAACCCAGTCACTGGAGAGTTCATAAAACTTCCTGTCACGGGAACGGGAAACACAGCTCAAGTAAGAATGGAAGGACGAGCTGGTTTTGGTTTCCATTctaaaactaatgaatataaGGTGATAAATATGTGGAGAAGAGGACATGTTAGACATGTGTTTGAGCCTCTGATCCTTGAGATACACACTCTTGGAACACTGTTATGGAGAAATGTTGAAGTGGATCCTCAGATTCCTATTTTGAATCTTGAATGTCCTACGTGTGTGAATGACACGCTTCATTGGATTAGAGATGATGATGGGCCAAGGTCAATATTGTGTTTCAGTTTTGAAAGTGAGAGATTGCAATCATTCCCTTCTCCTCCACAGGTGTTTGAAAATTTGGTCAAAACCAGTATGGGAGAATTAAGGGGATATCTTTACATTTGTGATATATCTTTACTTGATGTTACATTGTGGGTTATGAACGAATATGGTATTGGAGAATCATGGACTAAGGTTTACAATATTGATACTTATGCGTTTAGTCTTTTTGACAATCCTGTTTCGCGACAATATGGTCTATGTTTTCCAATAAAACACTTTAATGAGGATGCTGCCAATGCCATATTGTTATTTAATTCCTACAATTGCTTTATCTACTATGAACCTGAGAAAAATCAGTTCAAAGTTTTTGAAATTCAGGGGACTCATTCAGATTTTGTTGAAGTAATTTCACATATTCCAAGTCTAATCTCATTGAAGGATGTAGTGAAAGGAGACAATATTGAGGTGCTGAATATTCACTCAAG gtGTGCAAAGTTTAAATTGCGGGAAGAAAATGAAGTTTTTTCCTTGTCTCAGATTAATGCTGAAGAATTCAGTGAAGATCCCACTTCCTTAGAATA TGCTTTTGTCCCGGAGTTGTGGGTGCGTAATCATTCGAGTGGTAATAATGCTCCTAAGTTTCTGGCTGGTCTTTGGTGGAATCGGAGGGCTAGAAACATTGTTTGTGTTGGTAATGAATCTGTTgaaaattgccttgaaaacaatgatCAGGAAACAGTGGAGTTGCTGCCTTTTGCGCATGATGCGCAAGTTTTTGGG ATATTCCTTATTGTTTTCCCTCACTCACCTTTGCTACGTATTGTTGTTAAACTAATAAAGTACGGAACTTCTCCAAG TGTTGCCATGAAGAGAAAAAGGGATTCAGTTGCCGTAGCAAGGGCTACTAGCCAGAGAGGCAATGAAGCAAAGAGGAAAGTTGAAGACACAAAAAGTGATAAACTTTACCCTTATTTTGATAATCTTCCATCCCATCTCACTGCCCACATTTTGCTTCAACTTCCCATTAAATATCTTCTTATTTGTAAATGTGTTTGCAAAAATTGGAAAACAATGATTTCAGAACCACATTTCACTAAGTTGCATTTTGAGCAATCACCAACCAGTCTCATGATTCGATCTGCTGACTATAATAGAGTGGCAAGATCCATACACTTTCTTGAGTGTGAGCCTGAAAAGTTTGAGATTGGAAGTAACAATCATGTGAAGCTTGAGCCTATAATCAAGCTTCCTCTTCGGGATGCAAAATCATTTAGGGAGACAAGAGACATAATCAACAATAAATCCAAACGCCCTCTTCGCGCTGCGAGATTAGTTTCGGAGAAAAACAATGAGAACAAAAATAAGGGTAAACAAAGGTGTTATATTGCTTGCAACCCAGATCATGATAAGTTTGACATTGTGAATTCTTGCAATGGTTTTCTTTGTTTATGTCACCCGTATAAAACTATCCCTTTGGTGATTTGCAACCCGGTCACCGGAGAGTTCATAAGACTTCCTGTCACGTTAAACAAAGCTCCAGTAAGAATGGTAAGACAAGCTGGTTTTGGTTTCCATTctaaaactaatgaatataaGGTGATAATTATGTGGAGCAGAAGATATGTACTTGGACCTGTGAACCTCGAGATACACACTCTTGGAACACTGTTATGGAAAAATGTTGAAGTGGATCCTCAGATTTCTATTTCGAAACTTAAATGTCCTACATGTCTGAATGACGCGCTTCATTGGCTTAGACGTGTTAATGGGCAAAGGTCAATATTGTGTTTCAGTTTTGAAAGTGAGAGATTGCAATCATTTCCTTCTCCTCCACATGCGTTCAAGGGCGACACCGACAATACTATGGGAGAATCAAGGGGGTTGCTTTACATTTGTGATATATCTTTACATTATGTTACATTGTGGGTTATGAATGAATATGGTATTGAAGAATCATGGACTAAGATTTACAATATTAATACTAATAAGTTTAGTCTTAATTGTCTTTGGCTATACTGGAGTCTATGTTGGCCGATAAAACTCTCTAAAGAGGGTGCTGCCATGTTGATATTTAATTCCTTCAATCGCTTTATCTACTATAAACCTGAGAAAAATGAGTTCAAAGCTTTTGAAATTCAGGGGACTGATTCATatgattttgaagtaatttCACATATTCCAAATCTAATCTCATTGAAGGATGTAGTGAAAGGAGGAGACAATATTGAGGTGTTGAATATTCACTCAAG gtGTGCAAAGTTTAAATTGCGTGAAGAAAATGAAGTTATTTCCTTGTCTCGGATTGTTTTGAGACGTGGAAAGTAG
- the LOC123917558 gene encoding uncharacterized protein LOC123917558 — protein MLNPFVCGTYDPVDDDELCLANPESSPRRYKRKDSKNNPYSTRGLDKFSALLSDLNDKRQKIYSQMNPHDISFVRFVHSNKDDFVPIIVKVKNKSQELKVVKARNLNHKSESTEKKSSDESSNVAMDERNKPKMEIDQKAKTKKRISWNMKNIEMEKPVFYLPFVVIMILVLLIVFGRTAAIIFTCILWYVIPTLKDSSLNSKISMKKKDYVRGLSEKKMVVNEGLVKKKDYVRGFSEKKMVVNEGINKKKDYVRRWSEKKMVTNNIDGLVSPRSGCVSDEANSKIKIQAKHSHKKSW, from the coding sequence ATGTTGAACCCTTTTGTTTGTGGAACATACGATCCAGTAGATGATGATGAACTATGTCTTGCAAATCCAGAATCAAGTCCAAGAAGATACAAAAGAAAAGATAGCAAAAATAACCCTTATTCCACACGTGGCCTAGACAAATTTTCAGCACTTTTATCTGATTTAAATGATAAAAGACAGAAAATTTATTCACAAATGAATCCACATGATATTTCTTTTGTTcgttttgttcattcaaataaaGATGATTTTGTTCCTATTATTGTTAAGGTGAAGAACAAGAGCCAAGAGTTGAAAGTAGTGAAAGCAAGAAACTTGAATCATAAGTCAGAGTCAACGGAGAAAAAGTCTTCAGATGAATCATCAAATGTTGCTATGGATGAAAGAAACAAACCCAAGATGGAAATTGAtcaaaaagcaaaaacaaagaaGAGAATTTCTTGGAATATGAAGAATATTGAAATGGAGAAACCTGTGTTCTATTTGCCTTTTGTTGTGATAATGATTTTGGTTTTGTTGATTGTGTTTGGAAGAACAGCTGCAATAATTTTCACTTGTATTTTGTGGTATGTTATTCCAACTTTGAAAGATAGttctttaaattcaaaaatttctaTGAAGAAAAAAGATTATGTTAGAGGATTGAGTGAGAAGAAAATGGTTGTTAATGAAGGGTTGGTGAAGAAAAAAGATTATGTTAGGGGGTTTAGTGAAAAGAAAATGGTGGTTAATGAAGGGattaacaaaaagaaagattaTGTTAGAAGATGGAGTGAGAAGAAAATGGTTACTAATAATATTGATGGATTAGTTTCTCCAAGAAGTGGTTGTGTTTCTGATGAGGCTAATTCAAAGATCAAGATTCAAGCAAAACATTCACACAAGAAAAGTTGGTGa